The DNA segment TTTTCCGGGATAGCGAACAGACCATTGGAATTGTTTTCCAACCACTTCTACCACCATCATGTTCTTAGTATCGCGTTTGTTTATATCAAAAATATCGAACCAAACACGCATTCCCATTACAACTAAAATAGTAAGCACAATTGCAGGTACCACCGTCCAAATGATTTCCAACTTGTTATTGTGCGAATAAAAATATGCCTCTTTGTTGTTTGCCTCATTATAGCGGTATGCAAACCAAAACAATGCTGCTTGGGTTAATACAAATACTACTGTGATAAAGAATAAAGAAACATTAAACAAGAAGTCTGTTTCCACTCCATGCACCGAAGCTGCCTTAGGGAGCATCAATGGGATTAACTCTTTGCAGGAATAAACTGAGCCTGCAAAAAGCAAAAACAAAAATGCAAGAGAGTAGTAACCATTCCGCTTGCTGGCTTTGGTGGTATCTTTATCTTCTCCATTTAGCACCATTGCCAATTCGCTGGCTTGCGCTATATACACAAGCACTACAAATAACAGTACCAAAATTACGGTTGATAACAAAACGGTCATCTTATATCAATTTTATTTTTTAAAAACGCTTCTGCCAAACGGCTTGCTTATCTATGAATAATTTTATCTCTTAAAATTCAATTAAATATTGTGCTCTACCGACTCTCTGAAATATGGATCTTTCTCATTCACCAATGGGTGTTTAGAAATTTCATTAAAGAACATAAATAAGAAAGCACCTGCAAAACCAACAAAAATCAATATTTCTACCAAACCAAAACCTGCATAGCTTTGTACAGTTGCCTCTCCGTGTGCTTCATGTCCGTGTCCGTGAGCAGGAGCAGTTTCATGTTTTTCGGTAGTAACCGGAGCAGCAGCCGCTGGAGCTGCTTCTACTGCATCGGTAGCTGTAGCCACCGCAGTAGAATCTGTAACCACCTCTTTGTTTTCTGCATACAACACGCTTGGAGTTGCGCTATTTAAGCCGTGATGCCCTCCACCGTGCTCTTCTGTAACAGGAACGTTTGGTTCATACATTACTAAGTTGCAAAAATCTATGTGATGCCCAATAATAATCATTACCGAAGCAAAAGCTATGGTGCGGAAATTTCTTTTAGCGCCACGTGTCATTAGAACTAATAATGGTAGTAAAAAGTTAATTGCTACTGAAACAAAAATAGATGTTTTGAATCCGCCAACCTCAAAACGCTTTGCCCAGTAGATGGTATCTTCTGGAATATTGGCATACCATTGCAACATAAATTGGCTGAACCACAAATAAGTCCAAAACACCGAAAAGCCAAATAGAAATACACCCAAATCGTGGATATGGTTCTCATTTACTTGAGCTAAGTAGCCTTTTGATTTTAAATAAATAGTAAGCAAAATGGTAAAGGCAAATGCCGCACAGCCATAGCTTGCAAAATTATACCAGCCAAACAAGGTTGAATACCAGTGTGGATCTATACTCATAATCATATCCCAGCTTACGGCACTTTCGGTAAGTGCAAACACCACAATCCATGCCGCTGAAATTAGCTTTGATATTTTATATGTTCTTTTATCGGTGATGTCTTTATCGAAATACTTTGAGAATAAACGAGTAAACAACATCCACAACACCACATATATTACTATTCTGGTTGTCCAAAAAGGGAGGCTTAGATAAATCGCCTTTGTGGTCATTTTTTCGGTAATATTTTCGGGGTGCTGGATAATATGCAACCAATGGTCGTAGATATTGTGCATACCGCCCCAAGTAAGCAATGCAATAATTAAAAGTATGGGAGCGCCAATCATTACAAAGCCCGAAAGCGACATAATAATTCTGCGAACCAATACCATCCATCCGCTATAGCCCAATTGGTTAGCAGCTACAAAGAACAAACCAAACAAGCCTATGCCTGTAAAGTAGTAAGCGTTCACCAAAACGTTTGTCCAAAAACGGCTGTGGTTATTTTGTGGATACAACACAAAAGCCAATACCAAGCCTACCAAGCCTAAACCCATTGCAATAAACAGGTTCTTCTTTAGCTTATCTCCAAATTGAAATGTTTCAGTCATCTCTATAGTTTTTTCTCGCGTTCTTAGTCAATTATTTTTTTGCTTCAGCTACAGCAGTTGGAGCCGGAGTTGCCGGAGCAGTTGCTGTTGCAGAAATTCCTGCTAAACTTTTAATATAATGAATTACCTGCCATCTTTCAGTTACGTTTAAAGAAAATCCGTAACCACCCATCATACCTTTTCCATAGCTTACAGAATAAAACATATTTCCGTCTTTAATTTCCGGCAAGTGCTTAGCATAAGCCGGTGGCACCGCGGTGTATGGGCCATCGCTGCCGTCTGGCAATACAATTATTTGTCCATTACCATCGCCTTTTTCGCCATGGCAAACTTTGCAATGAATGGTATAAAGCTCTTTCCCTGCTGCAATATTTTCTTTGCTTGCCTCTAATGGGTTTTGAAGTAGCGTACCTGCTTTATCGTACTCCTCTTGCCATTTTAATGGATCGTGCGTAAAATGGTTCTTAGCCATATAGCTCATTAAAAATGCTTCATTGGTTCTAATCTTTTCATCTGCCGGAACCCATCCGCGAGGAATAGTACCTGTAACCGGCTTGCGGGCGCTCATCAACTGCCCTTCCGGTGTGGCAATAGGGCTTTCAGAATAGGTTTCGTAACCTGGGTTATATGCCATATCCGGCATAAAAATTTTCCCCGGCTTTTTAGGATCCCGACTGCAAGAAGTTGTAACAACTGCTGCTGCCACGGCTAAAACCAATATGTATATTGTATTTCTCATTTTTGAATTTTCAAATAGTAAAATTAAAGTGTTTCTCCTTCTTTAAATTCTTTAGTTTTTACTTCTACAGCTCCGTTGTGTTCGCAAATAGATTTCAGTTTTGCAACCTCCTCTTCGCTTTTGCCTTCGATATCAAACACAAATGCAAAACGGTCATCGGTAGTGCGTACATCGTAAATACGTGGCACATAACCGGGGAATAGCCTATTTCTTACACAGTATGTAAGCACCATGCCTACTGCGGCAAATAATACCGTCAACTCAAATGTGATTGGAATAAATGAAGGTAGTGGCCAATATGGCTTTCCACCAAAGTTAATTGGATAGTTAGAAGCCATTACCCAACTCATAAAAGCCAATGCCACGGTGGTTCCGGTAAGCCCGAATAAGAAACCGGCAGTATGCAAACGTGTTTCACGATAGCCTAATGCGTGTTCCAAACCGTGAACCGGAAACGGAGTAAGTGTTTCATGAATTTGCACACCATCGTGTGTAAGGTGCTCTGCTGCATGAACAAATACCTCCTCGTGATCCCACATTCCAATTAAAAATTTATTACTCATATTTTAATTTCTGAATCTTAGATTATTAGACTTCTTTTCTATCTCTGAAATGCTTTATATTAGTTTTTAGCATCTTTATCTAAAACACCAACCTGATAGCTGCCAACATATCCGCCACCTGAAGTGCCTTCTTTTTTAGCACGCTCAGCTTTAGCCACCGCAGAAGATTTTCTGAAAATTGATTTTATTTCAGCAATAGCTACCACTGGGAATGTTCTGGCAAATAACAAGAACAATGTCATGAACAAACACATGGAGCCAACATAAATTCCAATATCTACCCATGTTGGTGAAAAATATGTCCAGCTTGAAGGCAAGAAATCGTCAGCCAAAGAGGTTACGATAATTACAAAGCGCTCAAACCACATACCTATATTCACAAAAATTGAAAGGATAAATGTAACCCAAAGGTTTCTGCGCAAACTCTTGAACCAATATGCTTGCGGAGAAATTACGTTACAAGACATCATTAAAGTATAAGCCCACCAGTATTTACCAAGTGCACGATTATAGAATGCGTGTTGCTCATACAAGTAACCGGAATACCAAGCAATAAACAACTCGGTTAAGTAGGCAATACCTACAATTGAACCTGTTAAAACAATAATCTTGTTCATAGATTCGATGTGGTTTACCGTAATATAATCTTCTAACTTAAACAGCTTACGGGTAATTAGCATCAGCGTTTCCACCATGGCAAAGCCCGAGAAAATTGCTCCGGCAACGAAGTATGGAGGGAAGATGGTGGTGTGCCATCCGGGAATTACAGAAGTTGCGAAGTCAAAAGATACGATGGTGTGAACCGATAATACAAGTGGTGTAGAAAGACCCGCCAACACCAACGAAAGCGACTCGAAACGCTGCCATTGTTTTGCAGTACCTTGCCAACCAAAAGAAAGGATATTGTAAATGAATTTTCTGGTTTTTCCTTTTGCTCTATCGCGTATGGTTGCAAAATCCGGCATTAAACCAGAGTACCAAAACAACAACGATACAGTAAAGTAAGTAGAAATTGCAAATACGTCCCACAAAAGCGGTGAGTTAAAGTTTACCCAAAGTGGACCACGTGTGTTAGGATAAGGGAAAATAAAGAAATCTAACCACTGGCGACCAGTGTGCAACAACGGGAAAATACCCGCACAAATTACCGCAAAAATGGTCATAGCTTCCGCTGCACGGTTAATACCTGTACGGAAACGTTGGCGGAATAACAACAAGATTGCCGAAATAAGCGTTCCTGCGTGTCCGATACCAATCCACCAAACGAAGTTGGTGATATCCCATGCCCAACCGATGGTTTTATTTAAACCCCATGTGCCTATACCAAACCAAATTGTCCATCCCAAACAAAAGAGGAAAAACAAAGTTCCGGTAGCCATTAAGCTAAACAATATCCACCAACTCAACGGTGGCGTACCTTCCGTTGGCTTTACCAACTCATCTGTAATCTGCGTGTAGTTCTTAACCGAAGGTCCAATGAGCGGTTCCCTAAATTCCGATTCGTATGCGTGCATTGATAATTAGTTAATGTGCTAATTTGAAAATTAAAATTTATGCTTTTGCTTCTTCTTCTGTGTTTCTAATCTGAGTTAAATAAACCACATTTGGCAAAGTGTGTAGTTCTTCAATTACACCAAATGTTCTTTCGTCATTAAACAACTTAGTAACCGCAGCTTCTTTATTATTTCTGTCGCCAAATGTAATTGCACCTGTTGGGCATGATGTTTGACAAGCTGTTTGTGCTTCGCCATCTTGCAAAGGTCTGTTTGCTTTTTTGGCAGTTAGTTTTGCATCTTGTAAACGTTGTACGCAGAAAGAACATTTTTCTATAACCCCACGTGAACGAACCGTAACATCCGGATTCAATACCATGCGAGATACCGGTTCGCGCATTCCTAATTGGTAAGAAGCTAAACCCTCATCGTTTCCTGTTCCCCATTTTTTATCGAAACTGTCGTTTCCTGCATAATCGTACCAGTTAAATCTACGTACTTTGTAAGGACAGTTATTTGCACAATATCTAGTACCGATACAACGGTTGTAAGTCATTTGGTTTAAACCTTCACTGCTGTGGTTGGTTGCTGCCACCGGACATACGTTTTCGCAAGGTGCATTGTCGCAATGTTGGCACAACATTGGTTGAAATACCACGGTTGGATCTTCTTCGCTTCCGGCAAAATAGCGATCTATACGCAACCAATGCATTTCGCGGGCGCGTACTACTTGGTCTTTCCCTACCACCGGAATATTGTTTTCTGCATTACAAGCTACCACACAAGCACTGCAACCAGTACAAGTATTTAAGTCTATTGCCATTGTCCAGTGATGTCCCGGACGGTCGTGTGTTGGGTAAAGTGTAACTAACTCATGCAAAATTTGTGCGCGATCTTCATTTCCTGCATGTGGATTTTTTGCATACTCCGATAAGGTAGCTTCTTTTACTATTTTACGTGTTTTAGTACCGCCTAACCCTTTTAATGTGAGGTTATGATGCGTTTGAGTAATAGCTACTTTCTCTGTTTTTCCTGTTTTAGTCCAAGAAACATTGCCAACTATTCCTGTTCCCGAGGCTAATAATGGATAAACATTCTTTCCATTTTTAAGTAAGTCGTGGTTTACGGCTGTTCTTCCAAAACCAAGTGCAATACCAAAAGTTCCTTCCGGAGTTCCCGGAACTGCAACTACTGGCAATTCTACTTCTACTTCGCCTGCTTTTACTTTAATTACATGGTAATCCTTCATTTCCAAGTCTGGCTGCAAACCATTCTTTTCTGCAAATTTTGGACTTACCACTACAAAGTTATCCCAAGTTACTTTGCTCACCGGATCCGGAGTTTCCATTAACCAAGGGTTATCGGCATAAGTACCATCACCAACGGTAAGCGATTCGTATAGTTTAAGTTGCAATTCGCCATATCCTGCGGCTTCTTTTGCCAATGCTTCGGCAGCGGCAGCTACATTTGGATTACCTGCAACTGTAGCAGCGGCTGTAGTGTTCAGTACTACTTCGCCATCATGGATGGCAGTGTCCCAAAATGCCCAAAAGCCGGTATATTTATTCTGCTTGGTATAAAAATTTGCTTCCCAGTATTTTTGAATGTACTCGTAGTAGTTTGAAGATGCTGCTCCGCTATATGCTAAAAGCGTTTCTTGAAATTGACGTGTATCAAACAATTTTGAAATAGCAGGTTGAGCCGTATTCAACACTCCGGCTTTTACTTCAACATCATTCCAACTTTCTAAGTAGTGATTATCGGGTAGTACATATCCTGAAACAGCCGATGTTTCGTCTAATCTATTGGCAAAAGAAACACTTAGCTCTGCCTTTGAAATTAAATCTGCTAATTCTTTACCCTTAGGATGATTGTAAACCGGATTGGCTTCATAGAATAATACGCCTTTGTAGGTGCCATTCTTTAAACCTTCATATAGAGCAGTTGCTGCGCTATCTGCACCTTGTTTAAGATATACGGGGCGATCAAAACTTAATGCCTTGCCATAATTTCCTAAAAAGCTGTTTACTGCATTTACCAATAATTGCGCGTTTACGCTATTACTGCCACTTACTAACAAGCTTTCGCCTTTAGCATCTACTAATGCCTTTGCTGCAGCTTCTACTTTTGCATTCTTTAAACCACCTGCTGCACTACTTCCCGTTACAATGTTGTAAATTGTAATGAGTGCTGCATCTTCATCTGAAGGTTTTACAGGCACGCGCACATCGGCTTTAAACCCTGTTACAGTTGGCACACTTTCTATTTGGAAAGTTTTGCTCATTACCGGTTTCTCTTTAGAGACTCTGCGATTTACAGCCCAGTCTGCTTCGTACTCGGTATGGTTAAGCCATGTTCCCAAATAGTCGGCTCCTACACCTACAATTACTTTTGCATTGGCAAATTGGTAATTAGGCACAGCGCGCACACCAAACGATTGTTGGTTGGCATCTAAAAGACCGGAATATGAAATGGCATCGTACACCAAATGTTCAACATTTGGATATGCTGCCATAAAATCTTTAATTACTGCTTTAGTTGAAGGGCTGGCAACAGTTGATGTAAACAATGCTACTTTACTACCGGCTGCCTTTAATGCTTCTAATTTTTCCTTTACTTCTTTATCGGCAGTTGCCCATGTAATGTTTTCTTTGCCTCTACGTGGGTTTTTATAGCGACCTCCATCGTATAAACTTAATACCGAAGCTTGGGCACGTGCAGAAGTTCCTCCTTTGGTAACTACGCTTTGTTTGTTTCCTTCTATTTTAATTGGGCGACCTTCGCGTGTTTTAACCAATACGGCATTAAATTCTCCTCCGCTAAAAAATGCTGATGCGTAATAGTTGGCAACCCCCGGCACAATTTCCTCCGGTTTCCACGCATAAGGAATTGATTTGCGCACAGGAATTTCGCAACTTGCTGCAATGGTCGCTGCCGTTACGCTAAAACCTAGCATTTTTAAGAAATCTCTGCGGTTGGTATCTCCTTTGGTAGAAATGGCATCTGCCGCTCCACCTAACACCGGAAGATTTTCAGCGAACTCTTTGCTTTCTACTGCTGTAAAAGCGGTGTGCTGATTCTTTTCTTCTAAACCTTTCCAATATATTTTATCTGCCATATTTTTTTGAGTTGCGAGTTGCGAATAATTGTATAAAAGCGCTTTACTCTTTTTTCTAATTTCTGTTTTCTAACCTCGTTTTAATAATGACACTTTTGACATTCTGTTCCGCCAATTTTTTCAACGGTAACTTTATCTAACTTCTTACTCTTTAATTCTTCGTGAATTTTTTCGTAAGTTGAATAGTAGTTGTTTGAAGCAAATTGAACTTCTGTTTGGCGGTGGCAATTGATACACCAACCCATTGAAAGCGGAGAGTATTGGTACACTTCTCTCATTTCTTCTACCGGGCCATGGCATGTTTGGCAAGCTACTTTACCTGCATTTACGTGTTGGGCATGGTTAAAATACACGTGTTCCGGTAAATTGTGAATACGCACCCATTCTATTGGCTTGGGGTCGCTCACATATTTTCCTTGATCCGGATCCCAACCGGCTGCGGCATAAATTTTTGCTATTTCTGTTTTGCCAAACTCAGGTCCTTGTTGAACATTTTTATGACAGTTCATACAAGTGTTTACCGAAGGTATGTTGCTATGCTTTCCGGTGGCAGCGGTAGAGTGGCAATACTGACACTCAATTTTATGTTTACCAGCGTGCAATTGGTGCGAAAACTTAATAGGTTGAGTAGGCTGGTATCCTTGTTGGCGACCTAAGTGAATAGCGCCATCTACCAAGTGATATCCTACATATACAATTCCTAAAATAATTACAGTGGCTAAAAACTTGCGGCTTTTCCAAAATGGTGTGTTGTCTTCGGCAGGAAGTGGCTCACCTTTTTTCTCAGCAACAATTCTGTTTAACTTTTTAGTAACGGCCGCTAAAATAGCTACCAATACAACCAAGAATACTACAAAAAGATAAACCGCTGCACCCGGAGCTTTAGAAGCATCTTCTTTAGCTGCGCCTGCATCGGCAGCTTGTGCCGTTTTGCCATCGCCAGCAGCGCCTCCGGCCGGTTTAGTTTCAGAATTATCAACATACAACAATATCTTATCTATTTCCTCGTCTTTCAAAGTAGGAAACATGGTCATTTGCATGGGCGACCAATTGCTCATTTTTTCGGCATACGGGAATCCTGCCTTTACAGGCGTATTCCAGTTGTGAATCCACTCATGCAACCATTGCTTACCGGATTTGCCCTTGTATTCTCCGGCTGCTTCCCAGCGTTCCAAAGTACCCTTTAGGGCAGGACCGGTGGTGTTTTGCAGCGGATTGTGGCAAGCAGCACAGTTAGCCTTAAACAAGGCTTTACCTTCAGCTATTGCAGCAGCATCCTGAGCAAAAGAAATTGAAGAAAACAACAGCAATATGGCTGCGAAAGCCAACGAAAGTATGCTGTATCTCGGTTTTTTGTTCGCGAGGTCCTGCGACCAGCAATGCACATTTGTCATCGAATTGTCAAAATTTTGCCGTGCAAATATGGCATCACATCTTGAAATACCAAATGTAATTGGGTAAAAATTTTGCTTGCTCACTATATTTGAAAACATTTTAATACACATAACAACATGTTGTCCCTGCTTGCTTTGAAGATTTATGCACACCTTCGGTGTTGAAAGAAACTTTTAATAATATATAAAAAGCCGTGTTGCGCTTTCTGCTTTGCTTCAAAATACTGTGTACTTCTACCAGGTTAAAGCATATTGCCAACCAATTACAAAAGCATGTTTGGTATAAACAACCTTGCTTATTGCTGCTCCCACTTCAATTCTCCAT comes from the Chitinophagales bacterium genome and includes:
- a CDS encoding cytochrome c yields the protein MRNTIYILVLAVAAAVVTTSCSRDPKKPGKIFMPDMAYNPGYETYSESPIATPEGQLMSARKPVTGTIPRGWVPADEKIRTNEAFLMSYMAKNHFTHDPLKWQEEYDKAGTLLQNPLEASKENIAAGKELYTIHCKVCHGEKGDGNGQIIVLPDGSDGPYTAVPPAYAKHLPEIKDGNMFYSVSYGKGMMGGYGFSLNVTERWQVIHYIKSLAGISATATAPATPAPTAVAEAKK
- a CDS encoding DUF3341 domain-containing protein, whose amino-acid sequence is MSNKFLIGMWDHEEVFVHAAEHLTHDGVQIHETLTPFPVHGLEHALGYRETRLHTAGFLFGLTGTTVALAFMSWVMASNYPINFGGKPYWPLPSFIPITFELTVLFAAVGMVLTYCVRNRLFPGYVPRIYDVRTTDDRFAFVFDIEGKSEEEVAKLKSICEHNGAVEVKTKEFKEGETL
- the nrfD gene encoding polysulfide reductase NrfD: MHAYESEFREPLIGPSVKNYTQITDELVKPTEGTPPLSWWILFSLMATGTLFFLFCLGWTIWFGIGTWGLNKTIGWAWDITNFVWWIGIGHAGTLISAILLLFRQRFRTGINRAAEAMTIFAVICAGIFPLLHTGRQWLDFFIFPYPNTRGPLWVNFNSPLLWDVFAISTYFTVSLLFWYSGLMPDFATIRDRAKGKTRKFIYNILSFGWQGTAKQWQRFESLSLVLAGLSTPLVLSVHTIVSFDFATSVIPGWHTTIFPPYFVAGAIFSGFAMVETLMLITRKLFKLEDYITVNHIESMNKIIVLTGSIVGIAYLTELFIAWYSGYLYEQHAFYNRALGKYWWAYTLMMSCNVISPQAYWFKSLRRNLWVTFILSIFVNIGMWFERFVIIVTSLADDFLPSSWTYFSPTWVDIGIYVGSMCLFMTLFLLFARTFPVVAIAEIKSIFRKSSAVAKAERAKKEGTSGGGYVGSYQVGVLDKDAKN
- a CDS encoding cytochrome c oxidase subunit II, producing the protein MTVLLSTVILVLLFVVLVYIAQASELAMVLNGEDKDTTKASKRNGYYSLAFLFLLFAGSVYSCKELIPLMLPKAASVHGVETDFLFNVSLFFITVVFVLTQAALFWFAYRYNEANNKEAYFYSHNNKLEIIWTVVPAIVLTILVVMGMRVWFDIFDINKRDTKNMMVVEVVGKQFQWSVRYPGKDAVFGERIIDKEHVTPENELGINWKDAKSHDDFFADKIYLVKNKPVLMKLGAQDVLHSFYLPHFRVKMDCVPGIPTQFYFTPTLTTKEMQEYLSKEPWWQQVNPETGKPRWQTFKYELACAELCGNSHFGMQKEVIVVEQKEYDKWFKRQQSHYKTVVKPALAAN
- a CDS encoding TAT-variant-translocated molybdopterin oxidoreductase produces the protein MADKIYWKGLEEKNQHTAFTAVESKEFAENLPVLGGAADAISTKGDTNRRDFLKMLGFSVTAATIAASCEIPVRKSIPYAWKPEEIVPGVANYYASAFFSGGEFNAVLVKTREGRPIKIEGNKQSVVTKGGTSARAQASVLSLYDGGRYKNPRRGKENITWATADKEVKEKLEALKAAGSKVALFTSTVASPSTKAVIKDFMAAYPNVEHLVYDAISYSGLLDANQQSFGVRAVPNYQFANAKVIVGVGADYLGTWLNHTEYEADWAVNRRVSKEKPVMSKTFQIESVPTVTGFKADVRVPVKPSDEDAALITIYNIVTGSSAAGGLKNAKVEAAAKALVDAKGESLLVSGSNSVNAQLLVNAVNSFLGNYGKALSFDRPVYLKQGADSAATALYEGLKNGTYKGVLFYEANPVYNHPKGKELADLISKAELSVSFANRLDETSAVSGYVLPDNHYLESWNDVEVKAGVLNTAQPAISKLFDTRQFQETLLAYSGAASSNYYEYIQKYWEANFYTKQNKYTGFWAFWDTAIHDGEVVLNTTAAATVAGNPNVAAAAEALAKEAAGYGELQLKLYESLTVGDGTYADNPWLMETPDPVSKVTWDNFVVVSPKFAEKNGLQPDLEMKDYHVIKVKAGEVEVELPVVAVPGTPEGTFGIALGFGRTAVNHDLLKNGKNVYPLLASGTGIVGNVSWTKTGKTEKVAITQTHHNLTLKGLGGTKTRKIVKEATLSEYAKNPHAGNEDRAQILHELVTLYPTHDRPGHHWTMAIDLNTCTGCSACVVACNAENNIPVVGKDQVVRAREMHWLRIDRYFAGSEEDPTVVFQPMLCQHCDNAPCENVCPVAATNHSSEGLNQMTYNRCIGTRYCANNCPYKVRRFNWYDYAGNDSFDKKWGTGNDEGLASYQLGMREPVSRMVLNPDVTVRSRGVIEKCSFCVQRLQDAKLTAKKANRPLQDGEAQTACQTSCPTGAITFGDRNNKEAAVTKLFNDERTFGVIEELHTLPNVVYLTQIRNTEEEAKA
- a CDS encoding c-type cytochrome, producing MTNVHCWSQDLANKKPRYSILSLAFAAILLLFSSISFAQDAAAIAEGKALFKANCAACHNPLQNTTGPALKGTLERWEAAGEYKGKSGKQWLHEWIHNWNTPVKAGFPYAEKMSNWSPMQMTMFPTLKDEEIDKILLYVDNSETKPAGGAAGDGKTAQAADAGAAKEDASKAPGAAVYLFVVFLVVLVAILAAVTKKLNRIVAEKKGEPLPAEDNTPFWKSRKFLATVIILGIVYVGYHLVDGAIHLGRQQGYQPTQPIKFSHQLHAGKHKIECQYCHSTAATGKHSNIPSVNTCMNCHKNVQQGPEFGKTEIAKIYAAAGWDPDQGKYVSDPKPIEWVRIHNLPEHVYFNHAQHVNAGKVACQTCHGPVEEMREVYQYSPLSMGWCINCHRQTEVQFASNNYYSTYEKIHEELKSKKLDKVTVEKIGGTECQKCHY